The following is a genomic window from Caldicellulosiruptor danielii.
AAACCTTGACCACTATCCCTGGCATAGGAGATGTCCTTGCAGCTGCTATCTACGCTGAAATCGGTGATATCAAGCGCTTCAAAAATGAAGCCGCTTTAGCTAAATACTCTGGCCTGGTTTGGACTCAATATCAATCAGGCAACTTCAATGCCCAAGATGTCTCATTAGCTAAGTGTGGTAACCAATATTCTCAGAATACTATCTTGTTGAAGCTGCTAACAGTGTGCTGTAGCACACAGTACGCTACAAAGCTTTCTACAACAAGAAGTTCTCAGAGGTTGACCTGCCACCAGCATAAATGTGCCCTCGTCGAAACTAGCCAGACGTTTAATCCCTCTGATCTTTGCAATGCTCTAGCCTTGGTCAAATATATGAAGAAAGAGGTGACGTTTACAATACTTAGTTAGTCTCAAATTTTTAGTTTAATAATTTTCTCTAAACAAGCTGCCAGTTAAATTTTACCATGCTGAGCGGCTCAGTATTTTATTGCCTTTTTTCGCCTAATAATCTAAAAAATTTTTCTTAAAAACCCTCTTGACATTTTACCGTTTGTCTTCTCACCTTTCTTTTTCTAATTCTACTTAAAAATTCCTAATTTTAGACTATATCTAAAACTTTTTTATTTCAATTAATAAGATTGTCTTTTTTGCAATATTTTGCATTTAAATTTAGATTATTTTGACATAGCATTTGTCAAAAAAATACCTTCTTCAAAAAAGTACACCTTTGACATATGGCAAAGACATAAGCTCATCTCTGGTTTTACATCTTTGAGCAAAAAATCTCTTACTAAATGCTCATTAATCCGCTTCTGTATGAGTTTTCAATTATGCCCTTTAGAATGTTTTGCTTAAGGTTAAATAAAATTTAGTTCTACTCCTAAAAGAAAAAGCATTCCGTTTAACTTTTTTAATTTTCTTTCACCTTTCTTGCGAAAAATTTTTTCTCCATGTATCTAATTGAATTTTATCGGGTTTTTTACATTGTGTGCTCTTTGAATCTATTACAACTAAGGATATGAACATAAATCCAAAAGCATATAAAAGGTCAGTAGTATTGCGCTATAAATGTTACTCTTGTTTTCCTCGTAACAGTGTTACTTTTGAGAATTAATTTTATTGTGTTTTCACTTATTTAATACTGTATCTTCTCAGCGATTAATGGGAAAGAGGTCTAAATTCTTTTTCATTTTTTTAGCTACCTGTGGAATAGGATTTTTCAACTAAGATGAAAGTTTTTAGGGCACGTCTTATGTTTTTTTTATTTGGCCTCAAGAGACCCATATATAACTCTTCTGACTGTGTGTCTCGATAAAACTTGAAGAAAGATAAACTCAGTTCTTTTTATTAATTTCTGTTCAGTATTTTCGCACATTCTTTCGCTATAGGAAATATTCTGTTCGCCGATTTGAAAAAACTTTGAAAAACTATTGACATAAAAATTACCATGTATTATAATTTTAATAACCAAGTAAACTGATAGAAATTTATAAGTTTAAGTTAAAAACTTGTCTCTGCTCTTTGTTTTTTGAGCGGAAATAAAAAATAATACTAATATAAAGTATTTCGATAAAAATAGTTGATATTAGGGAGGCACATAAATGGCAATAAAAAGATATTATAAAGTAGCTGCCTTGATTATACTGCCAATTATTTTGTTATTTCTCCTTTCTGGATGTTATGCCAGAAAAGAAGACAAAAATCTTAAAGTAAGAATTGCATTTTTCCCGAATATAACTCATGCCCAAGCGTTGGTAGGCAAAGAACTTGGCATTTTCCAAAAAAGGATGGGCAATAATGTAAAAGTTGAATATAAAGTTTTCAATGCAGGTCCGGCTGAGATAGAAGCGTTTTTAGCAGATGAGGTTGACATAGGTTATATTGGGCCAATTCCTGCGATAAACGGCTTTGAAAAGACAAACGGGGAAATAAAGATTATCGCAGGATCTTCAAATGGAGGCATGATGCTGGTTTCAAGGCAGGATTTGAATATAAAGAATTTAGATGACTTAAAAGGTAAGAAAATTGCAGTTCCTCAATTTGGGAATACCCAGGATATTGTATTAAGGTTTTTATTAAGCAAAGCTGGACTCAAAGATACTACCAAAGGCGGAGATGTTGAGATAATTCAAGCTGAAAATCCAGATATTAAAACCTTACTTGATAGAAATCAGATAGATGCAGCACTTGTTCCTGAACCTTGGGGAACAAGGTTGAGAAAAGAAGTAAATGCCAATGTTGTGCTTGACAGTAGCCAAATAGCACAATACATAGATATTCCTACAACAGTAATTATAACTACTTCAAAGTTTTTAAAAGAGCATTCTGATATTGTAGAAAAATTTCTCATAGCACATTTAGAGGTAGCAGATTATATTGAAAAAAATCCTGAAAAATCATGCAAGATGATAAATAGACAGATTTCTGAGATAACTTCTAAGCCATTGCCTGAAGATGTTTTAAATGAGTCATTCAAAAATATCAAACTTACAAGTGAAATACAAAGAGAGTCTTTGGAGAAAGCCATTGAGTCATATTTTGAGTTGGGATACTTAAGAGGAAAACCAAATATTGAAGAATTAGTTGACACAGAAATTTTAGATAGAATCAAGAACAAAGAGGTGTATTAAAAATTGGCACTGGTGATTGAAAATGTAAGCAAGAGATTTCAATCAAAAAACAAAGAAATAAATGTGTTAGAAAAAATAAATTTAGAAGTACAAAATGGAGAGTTTATATGCATTCTCGGTCCATCTGGCTGTGGCAAATCTACACTTTTGAATATAATAGCTGGGCTTGAAAAACCCACTGAGGGAAAGGTTTTTTTAAACGGCAGAGAAGTCTTGTCACCCGGGCCAGACAGAGTTGTAATGTTCCAAGAGTCAGCTTTATTTCCATGGCTAAAAGTCATTGACAATGTTGAATTTGGTATGAAAATACGAGGTGTGCCCAAAAAAGAGAGACATGAAAGGGCGCTTAAATACTTAAAGATGGTTCACCTGACTAAGTTTAAAGACGTTTATGTTCACCAATTATCAGGTGGAATGAAACAAAGAGTTGCATTAGCAAGGGCATTGACGCTTGACTCTGAAGTTCTTCTTATGGATGAACCTTTTGCAGCACTTGACAGCCAGACAAAAAATATCCTGCTGCTTGAACTTCAGCGAATCTGGTGGGAGACTAAAAAGACAATTATATTT
Proteins encoded in this region:
- a CDS encoding aliphatic sulfonate ABC transporter substrate-binding protein, whose amino-acid sequence is MAIKRYYKVAALIILPIILLFLLSGCYARKEDKNLKVRIAFFPNITHAQALVGKELGIFQKRMGNNVKVEYKVFNAGPAEIEAFLADEVDIGYIGPIPAINGFEKTNGEIKIIAGSSNGGMMLVSRQDLNIKNLDDLKGKKIAVPQFGNTQDIVLRFLLSKAGLKDTTKGGDVEIIQAENPDIKTLLDRNQIDAALVPEPWGTRLRKEVNANVVLDSSQIAQYIDIPTTVIITTSKFLKEHSDIVEKFLIAHLEVADYIEKNPEKSCKMINRQISEITSKPLPEDVLNESFKNIKLTSEIQRESLEKAIESYFELGYLRGKPNIEELVDTEILDRIKNKEVY
- a CDS encoding ABC transporter ATP-binding protein codes for the protein MALVIENVSKRFQSKNKEINVLEKINLEVQNGEFICILGPSGCGKSTLLNIIAGLEKPTEGKVFLNGREVLSPGPDRVVMFQESALFPWLKVIDNVEFGMKIRGVPKKERHERALKYLKMVHLTKFKDVYVHQLSGGMKQRVALARALTLDSEVLLMDEPFAALDSQTKNILLLELQRIWWETKKTIIFVTHNIEEAVLLADKVVVMSSNPGKIKKVFEIRLARPRLLDNPGIVYMISAIMKELKDEVEKIAKAEYDSDWSFEKDTVLYSSDSSLGIGL